Proteins encoded within one genomic window of Pseudomonadota bacterium:
- the tpiA gene encoding triose-phosphate isomerase: protein MRGWMVAGNWKMNNIISEAVNLSKAIMQGTDGVKGGEVVLSPPFTALHAVYETIKGSHVKLAAQNMFYEEKGAYTGEVSEAMIKDVGCSYVIIGHSERRKYFNETDEWVNLKTKKSLAVGLKPIICVGETDAEREKGVTEFVVGIQVKKALNGIDSMDNIVIAYEPVWAIGTGKNATPAEAEEVHEFIRNILGDMYGDTCKNVKILYGGSVTQQNVSDLIEMKDIDGALVGGASLKSEEFVGIIKKVSEKK from the coding sequence ATGAGAGGGTGGATGGTAGCAGGCAACTGGAAGATGAATAATATAATCAGCGAGGCTGTAAATCTGTCAAAGGCCATAATGCAAGGTACTGATGGAGTTAAGGGGGGAGAGGTTGTACTGTCTCCGCCGTTTACCGCATTGCATGCTGTTTACGAAACAATAAAAGGTTCTCATGTAAAACTTGCTGCACAAAATATGTTTTATGAGGAGAAGGGTGCATATACCGGCGAAGTGTCAGAAGCCATGATTAAAGATGTTGGCTGTTCCTATGTTATCATAGGGCATTCCGAGAGAAGAAAATATTTTAATGAAACAGACGAATGGGTAAATTTAAAGACAAAGAAAAGTCTTGCTGTCGGTCTTAAGCCAATTATATGTGTTGGTGAAACTGATGCTGAGAGAGAAAAAGGTGTTACTGAGTTTGTAGTGGGAATTCAGGTTAAGAAAGCGCTTAATGGTATAGACAGTATGGATAATATTGTGATAGCCTATGAACCTGTATGGGCAATAGGTACCGGAAAAAATGCTACTCCGGCAGAAGCGGAAGAAGTTCATGAGTTTATACGAAATATTCTTGGAGACATGTACGGTGATACATGTAAAAATGTAAAAATATTATATGGAGGCAGCGTAACACAGCAAAATGTCAGCGATTTGATAGAAATGAAAGACATAGACGGGGCTCTTGTTGGTGGAGCATCCTTGAAAAGTGAAGAATTTGTTGGTATAATAAAGAAAGTATCGGAGAAAAAATAA
- a CDS encoding rubrerythrin family protein translates to MKSLKGTETEKNLLKAFSGESQARNRYTYFSSQAKKEGYEQISWIFSDTADNEKEHAKRFFSFLQGGDVEITATFPAGVIGSTIENLKEAAAGENLEYTTLYPEFANVAEKEGFDEIAAVIRAITTVEQGHEKRYLALLNNIDKNQVFKRDKVVKWRCRNCGYIHEGMEAPKECPACAHPMAHYELMAENY, encoded by the coding sequence ATGAAAAGCTTAAAAGGAACAGAAACCGAGAAAAACCTGCTTAAGGCTTTTTCCGGTGAATCGCAGGCAAGAAACAGATATACCTATTTCTCTTCCCAGGCAAAAAAAGAAGGATATGAACAGATATCCTGGATTTTTTCAGATACAGCCGACAATGAAAAGGAACACGCAAAACGATTTTTCAGTTTCCTTCAAGGCGGCGATGTAGAGATTACTGCAACATTTCCTGCAGGCGTCATTGGAAGCACAATAGAGAATCTTAAAGAAGCTGCCGCAGGTGAAAATCTTGAATATACAACATTGTATCCTGAGTTTGCCAATGTTGCCGAAAAAGAAGGATTCGACGAAATAGCGGCTGTAATCAGGGCAATAACAACCGTTGAACAGGGACATGAAAAGAGATATCTTGCTCTTCTTAATAATATTGATAAAAACCAGGTATTTAAGAGAGATAAGGTTGTTAAGTGGAGATGCAGAAATTGCGGATATATTCATGAGGGGATGGAGGCACCGAAAGAGTGTCCTGCCTGTGCCCATCCGATGGCACATTATGAACTAATGGCTGAAAACTATTAG
- a CDS encoding nitroreductase family protein, whose translation MIDLLRKRRSIRKYTNKTIDKASLDLLIETLLRSPSSLNNRPWEFIFVDKPELLSKLSKAKEYGAGFLEKAPLGIVVCADSSKSDVWVEDCSIASILVQLTAESLGLGNCWIQIRKRNYSIDKTSEKYIQEILGIPENINVESIISIGWPDETRKTVPKSSLNYRKIRYNNYNEPECG comes from the coding sequence ATGATAGACCTTTTACGCAAGCGTAGGAGTATCCGTAAATACACAAATAAAACCATTGATAAAGCATCTCTTGATTTACTTATCGAGACATTGCTCAGATCTCCATCCTCGCTGAACAACAGGCCCTGGGAATTTATTTTTGTAGACAAGCCCGAGCTGTTGTCAAAACTGTCAAAGGCCAAGGAATACGGAGCCGGTTTCCTGGAAAAAGCACCACTGGGGATAGTGGTATGTGCAGACAGCTCAAAATCCGATGTATGGGTTGAAGATTGTTCTATTGCGTCAATACTGGTTCAACTGACGGCAGAATCTTTGGGATTGGGCAACTGCTGGATACAGATAAGGAAACGAAACTATAGTATAGATAAAACGTCTGAGAAATACATACAGGAGATATTGGGCATACCCGAAAATATCAATGTGGAATCGATAATCAGTATTGGCTGGCCTGATGAAACAAGAAAAACTGTTCCAAAAAGCAGCCTGAATTATCGGAAAATCAGGTACAATAATTATAATGAACCTGAATGTGGATAA
- the recJ gene encoding single-stranded-DNA-specific exonuclease RecJ, giving the protein MTNNIQKPAAYIADAAKSIEEGLGVPNILARILVSRGIIDVDGADAFLHPRLDDLSDPFMLPDMEKGVERVIKAITERQKICIYGDYDADGITSTALMINFFTHLGQSPEVYLPKRQEGYGLNIEAINRMKSFSPDLLICLDCGSSNHNEIAFAKESGIETLVIDHHELPDKMPETCALINPKRKDSRFPTRELAACGVTFFFLWALRRVMHSRGLLEKNINLKKELDLVAIGTVGDMVPLIKDNRILVKFGIENMRRQPRLWLKTFLNKNLITRGHSIDEYALNFIIIPRINATGRISKPEIALDFLVCNEENKSEAMLLDLQKANKERQDKEKSILNEIEGIVNKDSFSEKNSIVLFKKDWHLGVIGIVAQKLVEKFGKPSIVITEVNGIWKGSGRGGNGMNLLETITSLSHLLLKHGGHKYACGLSISEENLIPFRDAFEECVTLMPNKTSKQYHVDTHAEFDEITTEFMEFIEKLAPYGVGNPKPDILLTPSDVSVINQRRVRITDKHKKTWDGIIQNKYHTVPQPKVSAIIGYPFIKKERDEKFINFYIKEFVLNGDEETL; this is encoded by the coding sequence ATGACCAATAACATACAAAAACCGGCTGCATACATTGCAGATGCTGCGAAATCCATCGAGGAGGGACTTGGGGTCCCGAATATCCTTGCAAGGATACTTGTCTCAAGGGGAATAATAGATGTTGACGGGGCAGATGCATTCCTGCATCCCCGACTCGATGATCTTTCAGACCCCTTTATGCTCCCTGATATGGAAAAAGGCGTGGAAAGAGTCATCAAGGCAATAACGGAAAGGCAGAAGATATGCATTTACGGTGATTATGACGCAGACGGGATTACATCCACAGCCCTCATGATAAACTTTTTTACACATTTAGGGCAGTCACCGGAAGTCTATTTACCCAAAAGGCAGGAAGGCTACGGACTGAATATTGAGGCAATAAACAGAATGAAGTCATTTAGCCCTGATCTCCTGATTTGTCTTGACTGCGGTTCATCAAACCATAATGAGATTGCATTTGCAAAGGAATCAGGTATTGAAACACTTGTTATAGACCATCATGAATTACCTGATAAAATGCCGGAAACATGTGCATTGATTAATCCGAAACGCAAAGATTCACGGTTCCCGACAAGAGAACTGGCTGCATGCGGCGTGACCTTCTTCTTCTTGTGGGCTCTCAGAAGGGTTATGCATAGCAGGGGTCTTCTGGAGAAAAATATAAATCTCAAAAAAGAACTTGACCTTGTGGCAATAGGTACTGTTGGCGACATGGTGCCGCTCATAAAAGATAATAGAATACTTGTCAAATTTGGTATTGAAAATATGAGACGGCAGCCCAGGTTATGGTTAAAAACGTTTCTTAATAAAAACCTTATAACACGCGGACATAGCATTGATGAATATGCGTTGAATTTTATTATTATACCAAGGATAAATGCAACAGGCAGGATATCCAAGCCGGAAATAGCATTGGATTTTCTGGTTTGTAATGAAGAAAATAAGTCTGAGGCTATGCTGCTTGACCTCCAAAAAGCAAATAAAGAAAGGCAAGACAAAGAAAAATCAATTTTAAACGAAATCGAAGGCATTGTAAACAAAGATAGTTTCTCAGAAAAAAATTCAATAGTTTTGTTTAAGAAGGATTGGCATTTAGGGGTAATTGGCATTGTTGCACAAAAACTCGTCGAAAAATTTGGCAAACCATCTATTGTAATAACTGAAGTAAATGGCATATGGAAGGGTTCGGGCAGAGGGGGCAACGGGATGAACCTGCTTGAAACAATAACATCCCTCTCACATTTGCTTTTAAAACATGGTGGACATAAATATGCCTGTGGCTTATCTATTTCGGAGGAGAATCTCATCCCCTTCAGGGACGCCTTCGAAGAATGTGTAACCCTCATGCCAAATAAGACAAGCAAACAATATCATGTAGATACCCATGCTGAATTTGATGAAATAACAACCGAATTCATGGAATTTATTGAGAAGTTAGCGCCTTATGGTGTTGGTAATCCAAAACCGGATATTCTTCTGACGCCTTCTGATGTTTCAGTAATTAATCAACGGCGTGTCAGGATCACTGATAAACATAAGAAGACATGGGATGGAATCATCCAAAACAAATATCACACTGTTCCGCAACCTAAAGTCTCTGCAATTATCGGATATCCTTTTATTAAAAAAGAAAGAGATGAAAAATTCATAAATTTCTACATAAAAGAATTCGTATTAAATGGGGATGAGGAGACTTTGTAA
- the uvrB gene encoding excinuclease ABC subunit UvrB produces MNKFKLISEYEPKGDQPEAIEKLVKNIKKGVQHQVLLGVTGSGKTFTMANVIERMQRPTLIISHNKTLAAQLYTEFKTLFPENEVHFFVSYYDYYQPEAYMPSTDTYIEKDSSINEEIDKLRLLATNSLFERDDVIIVASVSCIYGLGSPEAYYGMLVYLEKGQQIERKALLDKLIQCQYERNDLDFYRGRFRIRGPNIDIFPAYEEERAFRVVLDDDLVNAIYIIDPLTGQIIEKLKKCTIFPTRHFVTPKETLDRALLTIEEELKERLEFLKTQNKLLEMQRIEMRTKYDLEMIKEIGYCQGIENYSRHLTGRKPGEPPPTLIDYLPKDTLIMIDESHVTVPQLTGMYRGDRSRKQTLVEFGFRLPSALDNRPLTFEEFEERTGQVMYVSATPAKYELGKAGSHVIEQIIRPTGLMDPRIELKPAKGQVEALLVEIKIITEAKERVLVTTLTKRFAEDLTDYLLDAGVKAKYLHSDVDTLERVAIVRDLRMGRFDVLVGVNLLREGLDLPEVSLVAILDADKEGFLRSETSLIQTCGRAARNINGRVIMFADNTTESMKRALSETERRRKVQGEYNMENGITPEGIKKSVVDILSSIYEKDYYSIPLDELEASGVEPKKLSRMMKKLKKEIGEASKRWDFEKAAELRDRLLKLEKMEITL; encoded by the coding sequence ATGAATAAATTCAAACTAATCAGTGAATACGAGCCTAAAGGCGACCAGCCGGAGGCAATTGAGAAACTTGTAAAAAATATAAAAAAAGGTGTTCAACATCAGGTACTGCTTGGTGTTACCGGTTCAGGCAAGACCTTTACAATGGCAAATGTGATTGAACGCATGCAGAGACCGACACTGATCATTTCCCACAACAAGACCCTTGCAGCACAGCTTTATACGGAATTCAAAACCCTCTTTCCTGAAAATGAAGTCCATTTTTTTGTAAGCTACTATGATTATTATCAGCCGGAAGCATATATGCCTTCCACAGATACTTACATCGAAAAAGATTCTTCCATCAACGAGGAGATTGACAAGCTTCGACTCCTTGCTACTAATTCCCTTTTTGAGAGGGATGACGTAATTATTGTGGCAAGCGTTTCCTGTATATACGGCCTGGGTTCGCCGGAGGCATATTACGGGATGCTTGTATACCTTGAAAAGGGACAGCAGATAGAAAGAAAGGCCCTCCTTGATAAACTTATCCAATGCCAGTACGAGAGGAATGATCTCGATTTTTACCGGGGCAGATTCCGCATCAGGGGGCCGAATATTGATATATTTCCTGCCTATGAGGAGGAAAGGGCATTCAGGGTGGTTCTTGATGATGACCTTGTGAACGCCATATATATTATTGACCCCCTTACCGGGCAGATCATTGAAAAGCTGAAGAAATGTACCATATTCCCGACCAGGCATTTTGTTACGCCCAAGGAGACCCTTGATCGTGCCTTGCTTACGATAGAGGAAGAATTGAAGGAACGTCTTGAATTCCTCAAAACACAGAACAAACTCCTTGAGATGCAGAGAATCGAGATGAGGACAAAATATGACCTGGAAATGATCAAAGAGATCGGCTATTGTCAGGGGATAGAAAATTATTCGAGGCACCTTACGGGCAGGAAGCCCGGTGAACCCCCGCCGACTCTTATTGATTATCTCCCGAAGGATACCCTCATAATGATCGATGAGAGCCATGTTACTGTACCGCAACTTACCGGTATGTACCGCGGCGACAGGTCGCGGAAGCAAACCCTTGTGGAATTCGGCTTCAGGCTGCCCTCTGCCCTTGATAACAGACCCCTTACATTCGAAGAATTCGAGGAGCGGACAGGGCAGGTAATGTATGTTTCTGCAACACCGGCCAAATATGAGCTTGGAAAAGCAGGGAGCCATGTAATTGAGCAGATAATAAGGCCCACGGGTCTCATGGACCCCCGCATTGAACTGAAGCCGGCAAAAGGTCAGGTAGAAGCACTCCTCGTAGAGATCAAAATAATAACAGAGGCAAAAGAAAGAGTACTGGTTACAACCCTGACGAAACGTTTTGCAGAAGACCTGACCGATTATCTACTCGATGCAGGTGTCAAGGCAAAGTATCTCCATTCCGATGTTGATACACTTGAGCGTGTTGCCATTGTGAGGGATTTAAGGATGGGCAGGTTCGATGTCCTTGTAGGAGTGAACCTCCTGAGAGAGGGTCTTGATCTGCCTGAGGTTTCCCTTGTTGCTATACTTGATGCGGATAAGGAAGGATTTTTGCGCTCCGAGACATCCCTTATCCAGACCTGCGGCAGGGCTGCGAGAAACATAAACGGCAGAGTCATCATGTTTGCAGATAATACGACCGAATCAATGAAACGTGCCCTAAGCGAAACAGAGAGAAGGAGAAAGGTTCAGGGTGAATATAATATGGAAAACGGCATTACTCCGGAAGGTATCAAAAAATCGGTCGTGGATATTCTCTCCTCGATTTATGAAAAAGATTACTACTCAATACCTCTCGACGAGCTTGAGGCAAGTGGCGTTGAGCCGAAGAAATTGTCCCGTATGATGAAGAAATTGAAGAAAGAGATCGGTGAAGCATCGAAGAGGTGGGATTTCGAGAAGGCAGCCGAGCTTCGGGACAGGCTGCTGAAGCTGGAAAAGATGGAGATAACGCTTTGA
- a CDS encoding DUF523 domain-containing protein — MNLNVDKIKIGISPCLLGENVRYDGGHRHDHYITDILGRFFQWVSICPEVGYGLPVPREAMNLVGDPLSPRLVTVRTGIDHTEGMKKWAEERLNKLAQEGICGFIFKSRSPSSGLQGVKVFTEKGNVDGKGVGIFAAAFIKKFPLVPVVDDDSLKDKSLRESFIERVFVLSGWQEFLQKGSSRFLYPPTS; from the coding sequence ATGAACCTGAATGTGGATAAGATAAAGATCGGTATCAGCCCCTGTCTTCTTGGAGAGAATGTCAGATATGACGGCGGGCACAGACACGATCATTATATCACAGATATCCTGGGCCGGTTTTTCCAATGGGTTTCAATATGTCCGGAGGTCGGATACGGTCTTCCTGTTCCCAGGGAGGCCATGAACCTTGTAGGTGATCCGTTATCCCCACGCCTTGTAACGGTTCGCACAGGCATAGATCATACTGAGGGGATGAAAAAGTGGGCTGAAGAAAGGCTGAACAAGCTTGCACAGGAAGGAATCTGCGGTTTTATCTTCAAGAGCAGGTCTCCAAGTTCCGGTTTGCAGGGTGTTAAAGTTTTTACCGAAAAAGGGAATGTAGACGGAAAGGGCGTCGGTATTTTCGCTGCTGCTTTTATAAAAAAGTTCCCCCTTGTTCCTGTTGTTGACGATGATAGTCTCAAAGATAAGTCCCTCCGGGAAAGCTTTATTGAACGAGTATTTGTATTAAGCGGATGGCAGGAATTTCTTCAAAAAGGCAGCTCCCGGTTTTTATATCCCCCAACCTCCTGA
- the gap gene encoding type I glyceraldehyde-3-phosphate dehydrogenase produces the protein MSVKIAINGFGRIGRLVFRAGYKNKDVEFVAINDITDAKTLAHLLKYDSVHGTMDAEVKAKDGAIVVNGKEIKTYAIREPETLPWKELGVDAVLESTGKFTDREGAEKHLKAGAKKVVISAPAKNPDVTFVLGVNQEVYDKSKHHVISMGSCTTNCLAPITKILQKEYGIERGLMTTIHSYTNDQVVLDEPHKDLRRARAAALSMIPTTTGAAKAISEVIPELKGKLDGLAIRVPTPNVSIVDFVAMLSKSTTKEELNNKFREYAEGSMKGILLCSDEPLVSCDFNGNPHSSIVDTANTTVIGGNMIKVLSWYDNEWGFSNRMLELLSYIMK, from the coding sequence ATGTCCGTAAAGATAGCGATAAACGGTTTCGGAAGGATTGGAAGACTTGTTTTCAGGGCAGGCTATAAAAATAAAGATGTTGAGTTTGTGGCAATAAACGATATTACGGATGCAAAAACTCTTGCACACCTTCTGAAATATGATTCTGTACACGGTACTATGGATGCTGAGGTAAAAGCAAAAGACGGTGCAATTGTGGTGAATGGAAAGGAAATAAAAACATATGCCATACGGGAGCCTGAAACACTCCCATGGAAAGAACTTGGTGTTGATGCAGTTCTTGAGAGTACAGGGAAATTTACAGATAGGGAAGGGGCCGAGAAGCATTTAAAAGCAGGCGCAAAAAAGGTTGTAATATCTGCGCCTGCGAAAAACCCTGATGTGACGTTTGTTCTGGGAGTAAACCAGGAAGTTTACGATAAGTCAAAACATCATGTAATATCCATGGGATCATGTACTACAAACTGTCTGGCGCCTATTACAAAAATACTGCAGAAAGAGTACGGTATTGAAAGGGGACTCATGACCACCATTCATTCTTATACAAACGACCAGGTTGTGCTTGATGAGCCCCATAAGGATTTGCGCAGAGCACGTGCAGCAGCCCTTTCAATGATACCGACGACAACCGGTGCTGCAAAGGCAATATCCGAGGTTATACCTGAATTGAAGGGGAAGCTTGATGGTCTGGCAATCAGAGTCCCGACGCCAAACGTTTCTATTGTTGATTTTGTAGCTATGTTATCGAAGAGCACAACGAAGGAAGAATTGAATAACAAATTTAGGGAATACGCAGAAGGCTCTATGAAAGGGATACTCCTCTGTTCCGACGAACCTCTTGTTTCATGCGATTTCAACGGCAACCCGCATTCTTCAATAGTCGATACTGCGAACACGACCGTTATTGGCGGCAATATGATAAAAGTGCTGTCATGGTACGATAACGAATGGGGTTTTTCGAACAGAATGCTTGAGCTTCTTTCTTATATCATGAAATAG
- the secG gene encoding preprotein translocase subunit SecG, with protein MLIAIAVIHVIVTIALILIVLLQTGRGSEIGAAFGGGSSQTLFGSSGSSGFMTKLTTATVIIFMVTSLLLAYFYSHREYVVKPPPIKAEERLPTK; from the coding sequence ATGCTGATAGCAATAGCAGTTATTCATGTGATTGTAACAATAGCCTTGATCCTTATTGTGCTTTTGCAGACAGGGAGGGGTTCTGAGATAGGAGCGGCTTTTGGCGGCGGTTCAAGTCAAACGTTATTCGGCAGTTCCGGCTCAAGCGGTTTTATGACAAAATTAACAACAGCTACCGTTATAATATTTATGGTCACAAGCCTTTTGCTTGCATATTTTTACAGTCACAGGGAATATGTGGTGAAACCCCCCCCTATAAAGGCTGAGGAAAGGCTACCGACAAAATGA
- a CDS encoding phosphoglycerate kinase encodes MKYIDQIDIKGKRVFIRVDFNVPMDEYGNITDDARIRAHLPTINYALDENAKVIIGSHLGRPKGKKSEEFSLKAAAKRLSRLLQKDVLFLDDCIGSEVEKAVSEMKEGNVILLENLRFYVGEEKNDSEFASQLARLCDVYVDDAFAVSHRKAASNAAITEFVKVCAAGFLMRNELDYFDKAMGNPIRPLVAIIGGAKVSDKIGVLEKLIEKVDKLIVGGGMAFTFLKALGNEIGKSICEENMLDMARDIINKAQNKKVKFYLPVDCVIAERAAADAEVKICTVQEIPKDWMGLDIGPATTSLFSEALQDAKTIVWNGPMGMFELDPFSRGTFAMVTYVANAHALTIVGGGDTDVAVHRAGESMKMSYISTGGGAFLELLEGKTMPAVEALEKSCGAS; translated from the coding sequence ATGAAATACATAGATCAGATTGATATAAAAGGCAAAAGAGTTTTCATCCGGGTAGATTTTAATGTGCCCATGGATGAGTACGGGAATATTACCGACGATGCACGAATACGCGCACATCTGCCGACAATAAATTATGCGCTTGATGAGAATGCAAAGGTAATTATAGGATCCCACCTGGGCAGACCAAAAGGCAAGAAAAGCGAAGAATTTTCTTTAAAGGCCGCTGCAAAAAGACTTTCAAGGCTGCTCCAGAAAGATGTTTTGTTTCTTGATGACTGTATAGGCAGTGAGGTTGAGAAGGCGGTATCGGAGATGAAGGAAGGAAACGTAATCCTCCTCGAAAATCTCAGGTTCTATGTTGGTGAAGAAAAAAATGACAGTGAATTTGCATCTCAACTTGCCAGGCTATGTGATGTATATGTTGATGATGCTTTTGCAGTATCGCACAGGAAAGCAGCATCAAATGCTGCAATTACAGAATTTGTTAAAGTGTGTGCTGCAGGCTTTCTCATGCGAAACGAACTGGATTATTTCGATAAGGCGATGGGGAACCCGATAAGACCCCTTGTGGCAATTATCGGAGGTGCAAAAGTTTCGGACAAAATAGGTGTTCTTGAAAAACTTATAGAAAAAGTGGACAAACTGATTGTCGGCGGCGGTATGGCCTTTACTTTCTTAAAGGCTTTGGGAAATGAAATCGGCAAGTCCATATGCGAAGAAAACATGCTTGATATGGCAAGAGATATTATTAATAAAGCTCAAAACAAAAAGGTTAAGTTTTATCTGCCCGTTGATTGCGTAATAGCAGAAAGAGCGGCAGCTGATGCTGAGGTAAAGATTTGTACAGTACAGGAGATACCAAAGGATTGGATGGGTCTCGACATCGGACCTGCCACAACATCGCTTTTTTCTGAAGCGCTTCAGGATGCAAAAACCATAGTATGGAACGGTCCTATGGGTATGTTTGAACTCGACCCCTTCAGCAGAGGAACCTTTGCCATGGTGACTTATGTAGCAAATGCCCATGCACTTACTATTGTCGGCGGCGGTGACACTGATGTGGCAGTCCACCGTGCAGGTGAGAGTATGAAGATGTCTTACATATCTACCGGGGGAGGGGCATTTTTAGAACTTCTTGAAGGAAAAACCATGCCTGCAGTTGAGGCTCTTGAAAAATCATGCGGTGCCTCATGA
- a CDS encoding SDR family NAD(P)-dependent oxidoreductase — protein MSSKDSMHLSGHTALITGAGQGIGEACAEVFAERGANLILLDKNRKTLPRVADRIASKGGKVLAHIIDLTRTASLQKLIEELKVEKTIDILVNNAGFDRPGITAKIDKKDLNTVMGIHIDVPFLLTKWLLPQMRASRWGRIINISSVYGVSGAKGEAAYCTAKAGIIGLTKTTAREAGADGVTVNAIVPGLIRTPPMIKLPDKYKQPILDQTLLGRMGEPEEVARVIAFLASDDSSYITGTTITVSGGWGI, from the coding sequence ATGAGTTCAAAAGATTCTATGCATTTAAGCGGACATACGGCATTGATCACAGGAGCTGGTCAGGGGATCGGCGAGGCCTGCGCAGAAGTATTTGCAGAAAGAGGCGCCAACCTTATCCTGCTCGACAAAAACAGGAAAACACTTCCTCGCGTAGCCGACAGGATAGCCTCAAAAGGGGGAAAAGTGCTTGCGCATATCATAGATCTTACCCGTACTGCTTCGCTTCAAAAATTAATAGAAGAGCTGAAGGTAGAAAAAACGATAGATATACTGGTAAATAATGCCGGGTTTGATAGGCCCGGCATAACAGCAAAAATAGACAAAAAGGACCTCAATACTGTTATGGGGATACATATAGACGTACCCTTTCTCCTGACAAAATGGCTCCTTCCGCAAATGCGCGCCAGCAGATGGGGACGAATCATCAACATAAGTTCTGTCTACGGCGTCTCCGGAGCAAAGGGGGAAGCTGCTTATTGTACTGCAAAGGCAGGCATTATCGGACTGACAAAAACTACGGCGAGAGAGGCAGGAGCAGACGGCGTAACGGTAAATGCTATTGTGCCGGGGCTCATCCGTACACCGCCGATGATCAAATTACCGGACAAGTATAAACAGCCTATACTTGATCAAACCCTGCTGGGACGCATGGGGGAACCCGAAGAGGTAGCCAGGGTAATTGCTTTCCTTGCATCTGATGACTCATCGTACATAACAGGAACAACCATTACAGTCTCAGGAGGTTGGGGGATATAA
- a CDS encoding desulfoferrodoxin, translated as MAEKLEIYKCEMCGNIVEVIHAGKGELVCCNKPMMLMKENTVDASREKHVPVIEKTQDGIMVKVGSVAHPMEEKHYIEWIEIIVDGKAYRQFLSPGGAPEAFFAVKGGDVTAREYCNMHGLWK; from the coding sequence ATGGCAGAGAAGTTAGAGATATATAAATGTGAAATGTGCGGGAATATTGTTGAAGTTATCCATGCCGGTAAGGGCGAGCTTGTTTGCTGCAACAAGCCGATGATGCTCATGAAGGAAAATACTGTCGATGCCTCCCGCGAGAAACATGTCCCGGTTATTGAAAAAACACAGGATGGTATCATGGTGAAAGTAGGAAGTGTAGCTCATCCTATGGAAGAAAAGCACTATATAGAGTGGATTGAAATTATTGTAGACGGAAAGGCTTACCGTCAATTCCTGTCCCCTGGAGGCGCCCCTGAAGCTTTCTTTGCCGTAAAGGGCGGAGATGTAACAGCAAGGGAATATTGCAATATGCACGGCCTTTGGAAATAA